TGCAGATAAGCCCCCGTTTTTCCGCGACTGCCGAGAGAAAGGCGCTGTCGTTTGCCGTGGCGCCGTTGTGCCAGCTTTCGATCCCGTCGAGTCCGAGCGGAACGAGGGAATCTATTATGGAAACGAGCTCGCAGTGCTCCTTCGTGATGTGCATGGGGTGGGCGAGCACGGCCGCGCCGTGCAGCCTCCTGATGAGGTCGATCGCCTCGGCTATGGGGAAGTAGCGCTTCGGCACGTCGCAGGGAATGAGGTAGCGTACGAACGCCTCCTGCATGTCCTTCACCAGACCTTGCCTGATCAGGATCTGCGCGATGTGGGGGCGCCCGAGCGACCCGCCTGCCAGCGCCGACACCGCCTCCTGCGAGATCCTCTCTCTCCCCTCGAAGCGCAGCTTTTCATTGAGCCGCTCCACGATCGCGCCGCCGCGCTTCTCCCGTTTTTCCCTGAAGGCATCGAGGGTATCGAGGAGAATGGGGTCGCGGTGGTCCAGGCAGTATCCGAGGAGATGCACGTCCCGGTACCCCTTGAACTCGACGGAGAATTCGATAGCCGGCAGCACCTCCACGCCGACCGCTATCCCTGCCGTTATAGCCTGGTCGACGCCGGCGACAGTGTCATGATCGGCAATGGCGATGGCCGTGAGACCGGCCGACTTCGCCATGGAGACAAGTTCTTGAGGGGTGCAGACGCCATCGGAGAAAGTGGAGTGAACGTGCAGGTCGACCAGTTTTTTCATGCAGTTGGCTTCCTTGTAGGCGGTTGGGGTAGGGAAGGGCGCCTGTGGGAGATAGGGTCGTGCGCGTATGCTGAAGGAGCATTTGTCCGCGGTGAGATTTCTGGAAAAAGGGCACGGATCATTATAGGGG
The DNA window shown above is from Geomonas sp. RF6 and carries:
- a CDS encoding PHP domain-containing protein — translated: MKKLVDLHVHSTFSDGVCTPQELVSMAKSAGLTAIAIADHDTVAGVDQAITAGIAVGVEVLPAIEFSVEFKGYRDVHLLGYCLDHRDPILLDTLDAFREKREKRGGAIVERLNEKLRFEGRERISQEAVSALAGGSLGRPHIAQILIRQGLVKDMQEAFVRYLIPCDVPKRYFPIAEAIDLIRRLHGAAVLAHPMHITKEHCELVSIIDSLVPLGLDGIESWHNGATANDSAFLSAVAEKRGLICTGGSDFHGIEEGVAMGIGRGELQVGYESVALLKGLHEGRLIPGAPSSPPPARRGRAGDRRECP